In Salmo trutta chromosome 24, fSalTru1.1, whole genome shotgun sequence, the DNA window gataagttcctaacttccctgaaaagttgcatatcgcaggggctattcgatgctaatgcagtacgccacaggatgtttttgtgctgatcaagggcagtcaggtctggagtgaaccaagggctatatctgttcctggttcaacattttgTTGAATGGGgcaatgcttatttaagatggtgaggaaagcacttttaaagaataaccaggcatcctctactgacggaatgaggtcaatatattttcaggatacccgggccaggtcgattagaaaggcctgctcgctgaagtgttttagggagcgtttgactgtgatgaggggtggtcgtttgaccgcggaacCATTACGggcgcaggcaatgaggcaaccaggatctcagcaatcactgaagacagcagaggtgtatttagaggacagGTTTGTTagaatgatatctatgagggtgcccaggtttacggatttggggttgtaccttgTAGGTTCCATGATATTTtaggtgagattgagggcatctagcttagattgtaggacggccggggtgttaagcatatcccagtttaggtcacctaacagtacaaactctgaagataaatgctGGGCAAttcattcacatatggtgtccagggtgcAGCTGAGGGAGGTCTGTAACAAGGGGAAACAatgagacttatttctggaaaggtggatttttaaaagtagaagcttgaactaTTTGGGCACAGACATGGATAGCATGACAtaactctgcagtagattgcaactccaccccctttggcagttctgtcttggcggaaaatgtataCACATACAGAGGCATTTTTCATCTGATTTTACCACTCAGAATCCAGAATGGATATGACAATGTGGCCAGCACAGGACGTAATACACCCTTACAACAATCTACTTTTTGATCTTCTTGATGTCTTATCTGGTAAACTGCTACTATGTGTAAAGAAAAGAGCCCCAATTAGGGGTTAGTGTACTCCAGTAAAAAAGGCTGGTTTAGATGGAAAACTATTGCCCCGtgtccctccttctctttctgtccagcagggtcaaccaaaaacACTTGGCCTGATGGTTCATGCAGATACTGGGGAAGCAATATAGAAATGTATTGATCCCTTAAATGATTTTACTATTAAATGACCCATATCACAACCCTCATACCGCTCCACAAAAATGTACCTAAATCAATTTTGGAAAAAGGATTTTACTCACAAAAGACATAGGAATTTATTCTTCCAGTTAGAAATAGTAGGCCATGcatcaaataaataattattttcatCAGAAAAACCAACCCTCAAATGCACTATTGCATTTTGTAAGTTGTTTGCAGGTGGCTTGTTGTGAATGTACTCAAATATCAGGTTATGGAAACTGTGTTCTAATACTCAACGTAGAAGGATTAgtcttaatgtacagtatatgaaaagGATTCTTTCACCTTATCAAGCTCACTCTGACTGACAAATCACAGCCTATTACTGGGATTAAAAAGAGCATATGAAACAGTTTTTCACGGGGCCTACTTGTGTACCTTCCTTTAAGCACCTCTGTTTGAACACCTCTCCTGTCCTTGATCCATACCACATACAGCCATTTGGGGatcttttcagtgtccatgtAAGAGAGAGTTATTGCGAGGCTGGAACatttgttacattttttatttttgttttttaagtTAACACCCATGTGAAATGAAGGCCTGCAAAGCTTACAGATTTAAGTCTAATAGCATGATATGAAAGTAGACAAACATCAGAGTGAGCAATATAAAGGTatgtggacattctgaaccttgtttgaggtcagtaggtcacatgaccaaggagctattgaaattctaaaTGTTGAGACATTTTTGTGAGACAAAAATGGACTAACTAAagagtgtgcaatatagaagggtagtcagtgaaCATACTGAACCTTGTTTGtagtcactaggtcacatgaccaaggagctattgaaattttacaTTTGGAAAAATTCATATAAAATCttgagatgaaaatggactaaCTAAACAGTGTTCAATATAGAAGGGTAGCCATTGGACATTCTGGACTGTGTATGAGTCaattaggtcacatgaccaatgagctattgaaatttgaatgtaaaaaaagTGTGTACTTTGTTTATgctccctaactaattcaactaggaatacaaaatgctgctcacatttccacatgttattagctttggaaagcgaattaatgtccaaatcgtgaaaataagacctgtgcaatgttgtgcgcaatttttccaacatcatgacacttatttggagtctgtggctcaagtggtttgaagctattgaggtttgaaagcgcgaatatccgtcgaatatccaacttgaaactgtctttacctcggttgATTTGACAATGTCAATTTACCCACTAATATGGGGTGAACTGCTGCGGTGATTGCGCTCTATCCAATGGTATAGACAATGAGACAGACCGGCCCAGCAGCTCCGACTTTGTTTACATAATAAAGCACGTTGCACATGTATTTAACTTAATACTGCAAACCAACACATTTTAGTTAGATGTTAATTTGCACAACTAAAACATCCTTGGCAAAAACATaaaaatgacagatttcttgagttctAAGATTCATTCTggctattttgaggaagtgaaataggctCCCGTGTCTACAGTGTCTCATTGGGGGCAAACATTAACCAAACGCGGAATCGGCCAGGAAACacctccaagactgaaatctcgtttttctaatgagcaacagaaaaacacacatgTCAATCGGTGTATTCCGTTGCTCTTTAAGAGTAGTTGCTGCTGCAATCtggtaaatggtgtcaccatagtcaagaactggcaggaaaggtgactgtacaatctgcttcTTGCTGTTTAGGAAGAGGCAAGATCtagttcaaaaaaaaaaaaaaagcctttgCTTTTTAAATGTTAAATCCTTGTCAATCCAAATGCCTAGATATTTTTAGGCGGGAACCCGATCGATGGGAGAACCATTCAATGAATAtatatgtagtccatctgaaaatGTTTTGCGAATATGAGAGACCATATATTTAGTCTTGCCCACATTAAGTACAAGTTTTAAACCAACCGGGGCTTTCTGTAACGCAGCAAAGTCCGATTGCATCTCTAACAACGCCTGGCatacataacatttacatttaagtcatttagcagacgctcttatccagagcaacttacaaattggtgcattcaccttaagatatccagtgaaACAACCACTTTATAACAATGTCGTCGGCATACAGATGAATATTACACGTTTTAACATATCATTTTTATGATCTAAGCAATTTTAACACATCTAAAACTGTGCTGTTtccaggtctaaaaccagactgttcatttatttatttttttcacctttatttaaccaggtaggctagttgagagcaagttctcgtttacaactgcgacctggccaagataaagcaaagcagtgcaacacaaacaacaacacagagttacacatggaataaacaaacatacagtcaataacacaatagaaaaaaagtatatatacatatacagtgtgtgcaaattaggtaagataATGGAGGTtaaaaaggcaataaataggccatagtggcaaaataattacaatttagcagttaAAAActagtgatagatgtgcagaatatgaatgtgcaagtagagatactagggtgcaaaggagcaaaaataaataacagtatggggatgaggtagttggatgggctattcacagatgggctatgtacaggtgcagtgatctgtgagctgctctgacagctggtgcttaaagttagtgagggactaatgagtctccagcttcagtgatttttgcaatttgttccaatcattggcagcagagaactggaaggaaaggcagccaaaagaggaattggctttggcagtgaatatacctgctggagcgcgtgctgctatgATGACTAGTGAGcttgagataaggtggggctttacctagcaattAAGAAGAGTGTGAaacgtttttaaatgttttaaaagctGAGAGTTGGCCAGGGATTCTAAAACTTTGGAAAGGAAAAATCATTTGGAAGTTGTATGGTAAATATCTAAGTCAGAAGGATCTCCTCCTTTCAAGATCTTAGGGATAACAGCAGAAAcaattgtaaaataaatgtagGTCAATGGTTCTGCAATAAGTGGGGCAGAGAGCTGCAGTAAAAAGGGATCAAGTGAATCAGTAcctattgatttttttttaacatcaATCTTTAGCGAAGCACTTAGTAAATCAAGtggttgaaatgaaaatgaagtATGTGATTCAGTCAGTGCATCATTCTCTCCAATCTGTTTTGAGGTGTCTAAAGGACTCCCTCTAGTGGAATGATGCATGACAGAGGCCTGGACCAAACAGACCTAATAGAGAGAAGCAGTATACCATCCACTGTCTGTAGGCAGTGGACTATAGATCACCCTCTCTACCTCTTCATCAGCACTAACacagctcaaatcaaatgttatttgtcacatgcgccgaataaaataggtgtagaccttagcgtgaaatgcttacttacaagcccttaaccaacaattaaGTTTTACGAAAATAAGAGTTAATCAATTATTTactaaaaaaaaaagtaacaataacgaggttctatacagggggtaccggtaccgagtcaatatgcgggagtacaggtaatttgtacatgtaggtaagagtaaagtgactgcatagataaacagcgagtagcagcattgTTAATgcatagtccaggtagccatttgattaactgttcagctgtcttatggcttgggggtagaagctggagccttttggacctagatttggcacCTTCATGAAGtcactcaccctccctctctttcctaacATTACTCTTCAGGGGATTGGTGTTGTTCCCCTTACAATATTTTGAGTGTGCTGCTACGACAGTTCATACTTTTCACTTACAGTGGGGTTCTAGTGTGGGTGTCAATGTGGAACACCGTATCTGCAGGGAGTGTGGTACACCTTTGTCCCATGTGTGCAATATAATAATGTATAGTAACCACATATGTCCCTGTGTGTAGATGCCTCCTACGTGGATCCACTGGGGGCTCCGATGGAGAGACCAAAGACTGCAGCTAAGAAGCGCAATGAAGATGATGACTTTGCTGATGAAGAGCTGGGAGATGACCTACTACCGGAGTAGCCAGCTGCAGTTCCCCTGcttttctcctcccctcttccttgaAGATTAAATGAGTTGggtattcttaaaaaaaaatatatatatatttacaaatggAAACTGAGTTTGACTCGAGCCTCCCTTATACATTCAAACAAACCTATGGCGTAAACGGAGATGATTATTTTCCCATATGCGTGTCTGGATGCGTTTATCAACTGGAAACTTTGTGGAAATTCCATTGTCATTAACTCTATGCTACCTTCAAGATAGTAATACAGTTTTAACACAATTTAGAGGCTCTTCATTTAAATGAATACTTTATAGGCTACAGATGTTTATTTTTTGCAACGCAATATTTATTGTAATTTGCTACAGGCAAATGCTGTGTGCTGATTGAGGTAAAGAAGCACATGTATCTCTCTGATTTGTCTTGTGAACTATTTTCAAATGACTTGAaaattataaaatgttttttcacCATACATTTTGCGCTTGTTAATTGTGGATGTatagcacatggggatgtgtgaaacttaccCCTCAGCCTGGTGTCCCCACCTGGTAAGATACCTCAGGAGTGCggtcacgtgtgctagcaaggcagaggtcctaAGTTCGCACCAGGTATGGGCCCAATAATGAGGAAGtggcatagccgcgggaagtagagTTGCTTTAACACCCCCTGACAATTTTGAATTTAAAAAATTATACATTACCGGTCTAAAGTTTGAAAACttactctttcaagggtttttctttatttttactattttctacattgtagaataatagtgaagacaaactatgaaataacacatggaatcatgtagtaaccaaaaaagtgttaaacaattctaaatatattttagattcttcaaatagccaccttttgccttgacggctttgcacactttcaaccagctttacctggaatgcttttccaagtcTTAAGagtccccacatatgctgagcacttgttggcggcttttccttcactctgcggtccgactcatccctaaccatctgaatttggttgaggtcggaggcttatggtagagaaattaacatccaATTAACTGGCAACAgctatggtggacattcctgctgtcagcatgccaattgcatgctccctcaacttgagacatctgtggcaaccacattttagagtggtcttttgtccccagcacaaggtgcatgtgtgtaatgatcatgctctttaatcagtttcttgatatgggaccaacactttacattttgcatttatttttgttcagtatacagtgtcttcagCACCATTAAGAAAACAAATTGGGCAAAAATGGTGAATGTGTCAAGTGACCAGTACCGCAGAACCCCTGTGTACATGCCCTCGGTCATCCTGCGTCAGGGGGGCGCTACTCATGCATAGAGCTATATGTATCTGTGGCGATGGGGTCCACCCATGTTCCCCTGCTGGAGAAAGACTGGGTGCTGCTCTGCGCATCAGAGTTTGAAGAGAGCAGTCTCTGCTCCAATGACAAGAACATAAACTATCCACGGGCAGCAAGCCTGTAGAAAAGGGCTGTGTAATATGTATGAAAATGCATGTGTAAGCAGCAGTAGTTTTGAACCTGGAGGATTTCAACACAGTAATATACTAATTGACACTGCTGGTATTACATGATACTCTAAGCATGTTCCCAGGCCCTGCAAATGAAATCCGACAGATTTTTACAACAGTTTAGACATTTATTTTCTGTGTATATGAAATATTATTTACACTGAAGTCAAATATGAATACCATTATTCACTTCATAATTATGTTATGGGATAAGAAATCATTTTAAAAACAACAGAGTCCGATACCATTGGTCCCCAAAATGAAACCTTGTCTGACAGGCAATAGAAATTGCCCAACAAGATGGGCCTTCCTTGCGACTATCACAGACATCGGTCAAGTCAGAACTGAGGCATTGATGGACGTCAGACATCAATAGTCAATAAGGCCATACATGAAGCGTTGTAAGAGCCTCAGGACATGAGGTTTGAGGGGTAGTTAGTGAAACAGCGGAACTCGTTGGCCAGGTTTTTGTTGTGTTTAGGCAGGAAGCTGCATATCTTCAGACCCATCAAATTCTCTGCATGCTCCTCCATGATGGCTCCTGAAGGAGTGGTAGATAAAACAAAGgatattagatttttttaaaagcTGCAGAGAGCGGCATGTCATTCTGGTATGTGTAAGAATGCCCGTATTCAGTGGTGTGCGGTATGGAGAAGGGCACAAGCCCGAGGACAGACACAGCAATGTGAGGCTCACCTGTGCAGAGCAGCACCTTGCCCTTAGCCAGGTACTTCACAGTCTGGGCGACCTTATTGAGGCACTCCTCAGACAGGTAGGGGGGGTCAGCTAGGACAACGTCGAAACTCTGCGGGGCTACATCCTCTGGGAGAGCAAGGGGCTCGTTGTAGTCATAGAAGATGAACTCTTGGCCGTAGGTGGCGAAACGGCGGTCATACTCTAGAACCACAGCCGACACACCGTCAGAGCCTTCCACCACCCCCTGCTTCAGCTTCTGGTACACACTGGGTGCGCTCAGACAGGCTATCCTGGAAAGTAACATCACAAGCTTTAGAAGGGCAGTCTGTAGTGAATTACACCCCAGCCATGGCAGACACCTGACTGTGTAGATGCATAGTACATATCCCCCTCACCTGCCACCTTTCCCAGCTTCGTGAATAACCTCTTCAACTAGCCGTGTTGCCGTCTCATCGCTGTACCAGAATTGGCTCATACGCTGGTGGACAGATATCAAGCAATGTAAATACAGCCATAATGTAGCAATAGAGGGAGAATAGCCAGTAGACCAGCTGATAATGCTGCTAAAGTTATCTAGCATCACGGTCAACATACCCAGTCCTCTTCCACCGCCCCCACCGAGTACTTGTCCACCGGTGCTGTGCTCTGCACAAgcccgtctctctcctctgtgtaaAACTCCTGCAGGGCAGCCAGGGTGGCCGCCGACAGCTGAGGGATATCGTCGTCGCTGTCACTCATGGCTTCAAACTTGCTCGAAGGTCGATGGCAGCCACCTATACGTAACACTAATTGGAAAGCTAGTTAGTTAACTGTAACTTAGCTACCGTAGCTAGTTAGCGTCAGTGTGTTGCGATCTAAAAACGCGCTAACAAGTTACTAAAGAAAACAGcaatgctagctagttagccagaaCGTGCAAGACCGACATATTTGCCTACTGTAAAATAGTATAGTACCTTTGCGTGGTGTGTTGCTGGTTTCTGAAAATAAATATTAACTGTCGCTACTGATTCATCGCTTACAACACGTGTCAAGCAATAATAACATACAATAGTTACAGTGTCCGAGGAAGGACATGTGGTATTCTACATGAGCGATGTTCTCAGGCTGCGCAGTAGTGATATGCTTTTAGCGAACGATTCGTTCTTTTTGAACaactctttttactgactcgagATTCATGATTCAATTTTCTGAGCGACTCGTTCATTGTAATCGTTCGTTTAACCTGCTTGTGCTAGCTGCAATGTCATACACACCGAGGTATAATATAATCCTACAGCAGGATAAATACACGTTCCTCCGGATCAACTGCCCCAGAGACGTGCTCCGACTATGCGCATAGAAAAATAGATAATTAGCATAGagaataaaaatacatgtttagaacTGATAATTGATCGCATGCTGCAAGAATGACTGCAATTAATTGATTATTGAACGTTATGAGATGACAGCTCAACAAACTCCAACCCTATAACGAATCGTTTGGTGGGCTGTAGTTCATCACCCTCATGGGAGTCAAACTATGTACTCCGTCAAGAGTCGTTTACAATCTGGTCTGGTTGCGGCCACTAGACCTCGTTTGAAATGGATCAATAAATATtatttgtatgcctagcaatcaACAAATGTACATAGTTTAAAGCACACGTTTACACGTCTGTAAAAAATGAAAGCTCCCATAAACCCATAGAATCATGGCTCTTTCGAGTTCAGTTCATCGTTCGCCGATTAACAAAATGAAATATTCATTAAAAAAAGCCTCACTTCCCATCACTACTGTGCATGAATGACACAGTCAAAATTATTTGTATAATTAAATACATTAAAATAATGTCTACATTAATTTCAACCATTTTTATTTGGGATTTTATGTTTTCAACAACCACGATCAAAACGGGATATGGAAATTTTTCCATATTCTGTATAACATGGATGaaaatgaaaacaatgtaaacagaaaaggaaaaactAAGTATTTTACATAATACGTTTATGTACACTTTTACATTTCAATACAATTCATTCAGGCATTCCAAAATAACCAGGGTTTTGCTCTAAACAGAGGAAGGCCAGTGAGTCAGTCTCAAATGCATGGTTAAAACAAgtggttacagtgccttcagaaagtattcagacaccttgactctttccacattgttaaattacagccttattctaaaatggattaaattgtcccccctcaaattgacacacaataccccataatgacaaagcaaaaactggtttataGAATTGTTTTTCTAATTTACAAAAACAAtatgtaaatatcacatttacattagttttcagaccctttaataaagtactttgttgaagcccctttgacagcgattacagccttgagtcttcttgggtatgacactataagcttggcacacctgtatttggggagtatctcccattcgtctctgcagatcttctcaagctctgtcaggttggatggggagcgttgctgcacagctattttcaggtctctcaagagatgttcgatcgggttcaagtccgggctctggctgggcctctcaagtacattcagagacttgtccagaagccactcctgcgttgtcctgttgcaaggtgaaccttcaccccagtctgaggtcctgagcactctggacaAGGTTTTCATCAACGATTCCTCTATatttttctccgttcatctttgcctcgatcattaccagtctcccagtctctgccgctgaaaaacacccccacagcatgatgctgctaccaccgtgcttcaccgtagggatggtgccaggtttcctccagacgtgacgctttgcattcaggccaaagagttcaatcttggtttcatcagaccagagaatcttgtttctcatggtctgagagtctttaggtgccttttggcaaactcagagtggaaggttctcccatctccacagaggagctctgtcagagtgaccattgggttcttgttcacctccctcttgttcacctccctgaccaaatgACTAAAACATGTAATGCCCttcacccccgattgctcagtttgcccgggcggccagctctgacatgcactgtcaaatgtgggaccttatacagacaggtgtgtgcctttccaaatcatgtccaatcaattgcatttaccacaggtggactccaatcaagttgtagaaacatctcaaggatgaacaatagaaacaggatgcacctgagctcaatttctagtctcatagcaaagggtctgaatacttatgcaaataaggtatctgtttacagtttttaataaattagcaaacttttttttttttttaaacagtttgcgctttatggggtattgtgtgtagattgctgaggaaattgttttgtttaatccattttagaataaggctgtaacttaacaaaatgtgaaaagtcaaggggtctgaaaactttttgaaggcactatgTTCCTTTTTTGGTTAATTATTGCTTCAGTTATAGGGACTTGAACTTCCATCCAGTGTGTTTTGAAGTGGAAAGAGTGGCTGTGACATAGAAAAATACAACTAGAGAGAGTATGCTAAACTTCAGGGGCCCAACCTTCCTAAGGGCCTAAGGCCTCCTATAATTGtctgtgtcttggctgtgggtAGTCAGGACTGAAATGGTTCTCGGGAGACAGAGGGTGGCAGAGAATAGAACTACAATCCAGAATGATAAAGAAATCTAATAAAACGTTTTCAAATTCGCCCTCTTTCTTAAAGTGAACTCATCATAACCATAAAAATGCAGCTTCTCTGCCATCTATCTTATAAAACCTTTCAGTCATTGTTTTAAACATATATTTTTCCCACTTTTTTGAAAACATATATACACCCTTGATGAACATGATGTGATTTGTTTTTTGTCATCAGCCCTCCCATTTAACAGATTCAGCAGCCCGAAGGTGGCGGGATCGAGCCTCTCGTTGTCAtggagatctgtgtgtgtgtgcttccacCGTGTTCTTGGTATGTGACAGGCACAGTCGTTGCTGTATGTAAGACACGTCTAAGCTTGGCCACACTGGAGTcgacacacaacacaaacaagaaaacaaaggcactctgggagggggggggggggggggcgagagggtgtagaggcagggagagagggagaggcatagCGTTCTCAGAACAGATTGGCACCTCCTCCTGTTGTGTTCATCCCAACCCTCCCACTGGCAAACTCAAAAAAATGATTGGCTGAGGGGATGAGTCCATCCCTCTCTGATCCCCCCTCCCCCACTGTGTGTGCGCTGGGGGCCTCTGATGAAAAAggaggggatgggggaggagCAGGTGTGGAAACCTGCCCAAACGACACCATAGTCCAGTCCACACCCCTGCTCCCTTCAGTGTCTCAACCTTCCCCCTTTTTGTCACAGTCTAACAGTGCAGCTCCTCAGCTCTGTCGGTCTCTGTTTCATGGTTTGGCGTGGTCAAGGTAGATCGTCTGTGAGCGGGTTGAACATAGAAATAGGTGCTAGGGAGGAGGGGAGTTTGGGGGCTAGTGGTTATTTGACACAGAGCAGCCCACCTACATTGGACACAAACTCCTCTAGGCTCTTGAGGAAGTCCACCTTCTGCTTGCGGTCCATGCTCGGGGGCGTGCTGCTGGCTGTCAGCTTGTTAAAGGCGTCGGCCAGTCGCTGGTAGATGACGGCGTCTCGCTGGGTGGCGAGCAGAGACTCCACCAGCTCCTTGTACTCCGCCTGGAGAGAGGATAGGGAATTATGTCATCATATGAGGACGACAGGAGGTACAATGTCCACATAGTCTTTTGATGATGGTGATCTAAGATACATGTGCGTGGGAAGCATAAAAACAAAGCATACTCACTTGATGTAGGCACACTAGTGTATAGAGAGCTTCTCCCGCTGCCACTGTGATCTCTGTGTTGTGTTTCTGCAGTACCAGCATGTCAAACACcaactagagagggagagagaaagagattgtccATTACAAAACATTTCCTCTTTTTGAGCACAATGAAATGAGGCAGACTCTGTAGTTAGGAGGAAATCCCAGTAGGGGGGTGCCTCACCTTGAGGAAGTGGCGTGTAGCGATGAAGAGGGGCGTGTCTTTCTCCTGGGTCTTGGCACACTGCTCGGCCAGGGGGGACAGAGCCTCCAGACACAGCTGGCTGACCTCTGAACTCATGGATGTCATGCCCAGCTCTAGGGAGTACATGAGACTCTTGAACAGCTCCTCTGGTAGCTGGGGGATCTTCTCAGGAAAAATCTCACAGATGAACGTGATGAGCTTGTAGTACTGGTTACACAGAGACGGGAACTGGAAACACACAGCGACAAGCCAGTTAAACAACCATTGTAGTACAGTGACTATGTAGATCACTACTTCAAGGAAGGGAGCATTGTACATGTATTGgccctgggtcttaccttgagcAGGTCCTGAGACATGAGCGGCAGAATGATGTTGACCCCAAACAGAACTACGTCTGCAGCCGACACCGACCGACCTGCCGCTCCCGAACCCTGCTCCCGGAACACCTCATCTATTCCAACATCAACACGCAAACACAAGAGAGGACTTAGTAAGTATCGACTACTAACTAGGAACCTAAAATATCATACATAAACGTTGACTGATTTTGGAGATGAAGACACACACCTGTGTCTGAGAAGTCAATGAACTCCTTAGAGAGCAGGTTGGTGAGCAGCTCCATGATGAGCAGCAGGTCCTGGTACTGGTCCTCCTCAGCAGCCACATCAGCCCTCTTCCTGCCCAGGTTGTTCTTAGAGTAGACCTGCAGCAGAGTCAGGCACGCCTCGTACAGCTTCATAGACTTCGACTGGGGGGGCGGAGTGGGAGAAGAGGTAGCTGTTGACTCGTGTTCCCAGTGAAATCTCCCACACAcagctaccagactcttatttacGATGgctaatactgcacaatttaaacacttgccccccAATTCACCCTCTCTCTTATtcacgtgtaaatattggactataaactgtgtcttcctgtattatacttatgataaaatgtttattctatttaCTTTGTTCATATAATAAAGTGTGTGATTTTTATTAAAGTGATCCTCACCTCTCCCAGGTAGCAGATCTGTTTGTGGGC includes these proteins:
- the eef1akmt1 gene encoding EEF1A lysine methyltransferase 1, with the translated sequence MSDSDDDIPQLSAATLAALQEFYTEERDGLVQSTAPVDKYSVGAVEEDWRMSQFWYSDETATRLVEEVIHEAGKGGRIACLSAPSVYQKLKQGVVEGSDGVSAVVLEYDRRFATYGQEFIFYDYNEPLALPEDVAPQSFDVVLADPPYLSEECLNKVAQTVKYLAKGKVLLCTGAIMEEHAENLMGLKICSFLPKHNKNLANEFRCFTNYPSNLMS